The region GTATAGGAAGGGTTTCATGATATGTTACATCATTGTGTTATAAAAGTTGCAAAGCCTGACCGAAGGGCAATTTTTCGAACTTTCGGGCCAAAATTCTACCTTTGTGCCCATAATTTTTGACTGCATGGAACTCAACATGACCAACCCCCTGGTTTACGGGGTACCCCTTTTCATCATATTGATTGTGCTCGAAATAGTTTACAGTGAGCACTCTGGTAAGAAAGTATATTGGTGGAAAGACACCTTGGCCAGCGCAGCTATGGGATTTGGAGCCGTGATCCTCGGTCCGCTTATGAAGGTGGTTTTTGCAATTGTGCTATTTACCGGAGTGTATGAGTTCTTTAACCCTGAGGTAGATGGTGTTCGTCAAAACATTATGGGATGGCAATCATTCGGCTATGCGTGGTATATATGGCTTGCCTGCCAGTTTCTGGATGACTTTGCATACTACTGGTTTCACCGCGCCAACCACGAGGTGCGCATTTTCTGGGCAGCGCATATCGTGCACCACAGCTCCGACAGATTTAACCTCGGTACAGGTTTTCGCAACGGGTGGTTCACCATTTTGTACAAACCCTTCTTCTACATGTGGATTCCTGCCCTCGGTTTCCCGGTAGAGATGCTGTTGATTTGCATGGGAATAGAAGCGCTATGGCAATTGCAATTGCACACCAAATTTGTACCTAAACTCGGATTTCTCGAGAAT is a window of Cryomorphaceae bacterium DNA encoding:
- a CDS encoding sterol desaturase family protein, which translates into the protein MELNMTNPLVYGVPLFIILIVLEIVYSEHSGKKVYWWKDTLASAAMGFGAVILGPLMKVVFAIVLFTGVYEFFNPEVDGVRQNIMGWQSFGYAWYIWLACQFLDDFAYYWFHRANHEVRIFWAAHIVHHSSDRFNLGTGFRNGWFTILYKPFFYMWIPALGFPVEMLLICMGIEALWQLQLHTKFVPKLGFLENFMNLHTQHQVHHAQNIKYLDKNHGGFLNIFDRMFGTYQPLLEDEEIEYGVIHAPNSYNPFVILTHEYADIWSDVKKAKNLKEAFMYVFGPPGWSPDGSTLTVKQMQRDLARMEEEERARKERAAGHNMATAKVPAGV